A genomic region of Oncorhynchus mykiss isolate Arlee chromosome 2, USDA_OmykA_1.1, whole genome shotgun sequence contains the following coding sequences:
- the bbs4 gene encoding Bardet-Biedl syndrome 4 protein isoform X5 — protein MMLGKIHLLEGDTDKAIDVYRRAVEFSPENTDLLTTLGLLYMQQGKYQKAFEHLGNALTYDPNNFKAILAAGSMMQTHGDYDVAMNKYRVAAYAVPESSPLWNNIGMCFFGSKKYVAAISCLKRANYLSPFDWKILYNLGLVHLTMQQYASAFHFLSAAVNLQPKMAELYMLLAVALTNMDDGENAKRSYEQAVLLDDCNPLINLNFAVLLYNQGDKKGATDQYLEMESKVMESSHNAEFDPELIEMAQKLASALQVGETSVWTKPGKDSKVSQRSKTTSLQPLGTNQALGQAMSSAASKSIQLAAGSKAPPKSTSTPLVEEHDVENAPSPPLGDPESEDPKAKEKKSKSKPVAE, from the exons GTTTTCTCCTGAAAACACGGATCTTCTCACCACTCTTGGCCTGCTATACATGCAA CAAGGCAAATATCAGAAAGCCTTTGAACACCTTGGGAATGCCCTGACGTATGACCCCAACAACTTTAAG GCCATCCTGGCAGCCGGCAGCATGATGCAGACGCATGGGGACTATGATGTTGCCATGAATAAGTACCGCGTGGCAGCTTATGCTGTACCTGAGAGCTCACCCCTCTGGAATAACATTGGCATGTGCTTCTTCGGAAGCAAGAAATATGTGGCG GCCATCAGCTGTCTGAAGAGGGCCAACTACCTGTCTCCGTTTGACTGGAAAATCCTGTACAACCTGGGCCTGGTGCATCTCACCATGCAGCAGTATGCCTCAGCCTTCCACTTCCTCAGTGCTGCCGTCAACCTGCAGCCAAAGATGGCAGAGCTCTATATGCTGCTGGCAG TTGCACTTACTAATATGGATGACGGGGAGAATGCCAAGCGATCATACGAGCAAGCAGTGTTGTTGGATGA CTGTAACCCCTTGATCAATCTGAATTTCGCAGTCCTGTTGTACAATCAAGGAGACAAAAAAGGAGCCACAGATCAGTACCTGGAGATGGAGAGTAAAGTGATGGAAAGCAGCCATAATGCAGAATTCGACccagag CTCATTGAGATGGCCCAGAAGTTGGCATCTGCTCTCCAGGTGGGAGAGACCTCGGTGTGGACCAAGCCAGGTAAGGACTCCAAAGTCAGTCAGCGCTCCAAGACCACGTCCCTGCAGCCCCTGGGCACCAACCAGGCCCTTGGGCAGGCCATGTCTTCAGCTGCCAGCAAAAGCATCCAGCtagctgcag GCTCTAAGGCTCCACCCAAGTCCACCTCCACGCCGCTAGTTGAAGAGCATGATGTGGAGAATGCCCCTTCCCCTCCCCTAGGGGACCCTGAGTCAGAGGATCCCAAAGCCAAAGAGAAGAAGAGCAAGTCTAAACCTGTGGCTGAGTAG